One stretch of Castor canadensis chromosome 14, mCasCan1.hap1v2, whole genome shotgun sequence DNA includes these proteins:
- the Caps gene encoding calcyphosin: MDSVDATMERLRAQCLSRGTSGIQGLARFFRRLDRDGSRSLDARELRRGLAELGLVLDKAEAEGVCRRWDRDGSGTLDLEEFLQALRPPMSQARKAVISAAFAKLDRSGDGVVTVDDLRGVYSGHAHPKVRSGEWTEEEALHCFLDTFDASNKDGQVTLAEFQDYYSGLSASVDTDEEFVAMMTSVWRL; this comes from the exons ATGGACTCCGTGGATGCCACTATGGAGAGGCTGCGAGCACAGTGCCTGTCCCGAGGCACCTCAGGCATCCAGGGCTTGGCCAG GTTTTTCCGTCGCCTGGACCGGGACGGGAGCCGGTCCCTGGATGCCAGGGAGCTCCGACGGGGCCTTGCAGAGCTGGGGCTGGTGCTGGACAAGGCAGAGGCGGAAGGTGTGTGCAGGCGCTGGGACCGCGATGGCAGCGGGACCCTGGACCTGGAGGAGTTTCTGCAGGCACTGCGG CCCCCTATGTCCCAGGCCCGGAAAGCAGTCATCTCAGCTGCCTTCGCAAAGCTGGACCGCAGTGGGGATGGTGTGGTGACTGTGGATGACCTCCGTGGGGTGTACAGTGGCCATGCCCACCCCAAGGTTCGGAGTGGAGAGTGGACAGAGGAGGAGGCCCTCCACTGTTTCCTGGACACCTTTGACGCCTCTAACAAGGATGGGCAG GTTACACTGGCAGAATTTCAGGACTACTACAGTGGCCTCAGTGCTTCTGTTGACACAGACGAGGAATTCGTGGCCATGATGACCAGTGTCTGGAGGCTGTGA